From a region of the Halomicrobium mukohataei DSM 12286 genome:
- a CDS encoding metal ABC transporter ATP-binding protein, whose translation MSTHSPENTTSSESTDSTEPIIELSGVDFGYTSTPVVADVSLRIDPGEYVAVVGPNGSGKSTLMKLMLGLVRPDEGVARLFGEPSHEFDDGSRLGYVAQHASASKEMPITVREVVKMGRFPHVGFGRLSSADWGIVDEALATVGMTAFADRRVTQLSGGQRQRAFIARALAGEADLLVLDEPTVGVDMESVEAFYDLLDSLNGNGITVLLIEHDLGAVTEHAERVVCLNREVYFDGPATEFVESDSLARAFGTSANLLGGSR comes from the coding sequence ATGAGCACACACTCCCCCGAGAACACCACGAGCTCGGAATCGACCGACAGTACCGAGCCGATCATCGAACTGTCCGGCGTCGACTTCGGATACACGTCTACCCCAGTCGTCGCCGACGTCTCGCTTCGGATCGACCCCGGTGAGTACGTTGCGGTCGTTGGTCCGAACGGGTCGGGAAAGTCGACGCTGATGAAGTTGATGCTGGGGCTGGTTCGACCGGACGAGGGCGTTGCTCGGCTCTTCGGCGAACCTTCCCACGAGTTCGACGACGGCTCCCGTCTCGGCTACGTCGCCCAGCACGCCAGCGCGTCCAAAGAGATGCCGATCACCGTCCGCGAAGTCGTAAAGATGGGTCGGTTCCCACACGTCGGCTTCGGTCGTCTCTCCAGTGCGGACTGGGGCATCGTAGACGAGGCGCTTGCCACCGTCGGCATGACGGCGTTCGCCGATCGCCGCGTGACACAGCTGTCGGGCGGTCAGCGCCAGCGGGCATTCATCGCCCGCGCGCTCGCCGGCGAGGCCGACCTGCTCGTGCTCGACGAGCCGACCGTCGGCGTCGACATGGAGTCCGTCGAGGCGTTCTACGATCTCCTGGATTCGCTGAACGGCAACGGTATCACAGTCTTACTCATCGAGCACGATCTGGGTGCGGTCACCGAACACGCCGAACGCGTCGTCTGTCTCAACCGAGAGGTCTACTTCGACGGACCGGCCACCGAGTTCGTCGAGAGCGACTCTCTGGCTCGCGCATTCGGCACCAGCGCGAACCTGCTGGGTGGGTCTCGATGA
- a CDS encoding metal ABC transporter substrate-binding protein, whose translation MDDTPQSRTRDRFSRRRAITAGAGLLATGLAGCTNSVGSSDTTPASDAGGANGDGPTVAVASFFSFYDFARNVVDGTPLRVKNLVPTGLHGHGWEPNASVTKEIVEADAFLHVGPGFQPWADRAIQTLEDDAVDTQLINAREGVEMVDLAATLDPEEEGVGKQQGKDPHFWLDPDRAKKSVDNIADGLAKLAPDQANTLRTNAETYKSDTLERIDRDYRAIFDAADRNVVQLAAHNAFQYIGVKYDAEMVPLVTNLAASGDVKPSDITEAKAVIERNDIDYIANGVFESRKPAKQLLDETRVAGYLPVTPYAGVREDWVENDWGYEEIAYNINMPTFEVVLGNKRPEEAGPDGWADEWLNFE comes from the coding sequence ATGGACGACACACCGCAGTCTCGAACGCGGGACAGATTCTCACGCAGGAGAGCCATTACTGCCGGTGCAGGACTTCTCGCCACCGGCCTCGCCGGATGCACGAACAGCGTCGGTAGCAGCGATACCACGCCCGCGAGCGACGCGGGCGGCGCGAACGGAGACGGCCCCACTGTCGCAGTCGCCTCCTTTTTCAGCTTCTACGACTTCGCACGGAACGTCGTCGACGGGACACCGCTTCGAGTGAAAAACCTCGTCCCGACCGGACTGCACGGTCACGGGTGGGAGCCGAATGCGAGCGTCACGAAAGAGATCGTCGAAGCCGACGCGTTTCTCCACGTCGGTCCGGGGTTCCAGCCGTGGGCCGACCGCGCGATTCAGACGCTCGAAGACGACGCCGTCGACACACAGTTGATCAACGCCCGTGAGGGCGTCGAAATGGTCGATCTCGCCGCGACGCTGGACCCCGAGGAAGAGGGGGTCGGAAAGCAGCAAGGGAAGGACCCACACTTCTGGCTCGATCCCGACCGCGCGAAGAAATCGGTAGACAACATCGCCGACGGGCTCGCGAAACTCGCGCCCGACCAAGCCAACACTCTCCGAACGAACGCCGAGACGTACAAATCCGACACCCTCGAACGGATCGACCGGGACTACCGGGCCATCTTCGATGCCGCCGACCGAAACGTCGTGCAGCTCGCGGCGCACAACGCCTTCCAGTACATCGGCGTCAAATACGACGCCGAGATGGTCCCCCTCGTTACGAACCTCGCAGCCAGCGGTGACGTCAAGCCCTCGGACATCACCGAGGCGAAGGCGGTCATCGAGCGAAACGACATCGACTACATCGCAAACGGCGTCTTCGAGTCACGGAAGCCGGCGAAGCAACTGCTCGACGAAACGCGAGTCGCCGGCTATCTCCCCGTCACCCCCTACGCGGGGGTCCGGGAAGACTGGGTCGAGAACGACTGGGGCTACGAGGAGATCGCCTACAACATCAACATGCCCACGTTCGAGGTCGTCCTCGGCAACAAACGACCCGAGGAAGCCGGACCCGACGGCTGGGCCGACGAGTGGCTGAACTTCGAGTGA